The following nucleotide sequence is from Alteromonas sp. V450.
GCCTTCGTCAAACCAAAAAGGTTGCCCGTAAAAAGGTTACCCAAGGGCCTGCACTACCCGGTAAACTGACCGACTGCTCATCACAAGATATTTCTTACTCTGAACTGTTTTTAGTAGAGGGTGACTCGGCGGGTGGCTCGGCCAAGCAAGCGCGAGACCGAGAATTTCAGGCCATTATGCCGCTGCGCGGTAAAATCTTAAATAGCTGGGAAGTCGACTCTTCTCAGGTATTGGCATCACAGGAAATTCACGATATTTCAGTTGCGCTAGGTATCGACCCAGATTCGGCGGACCTGTCTGGTTTGCGCTACGGTAAAATATGTATTCTTGCCGATGCTGACTCCGATGGGCTACACATTGCAACGTTACTATGTGCGCTCTTTGTGCGTCATTTCCGAACCTTGGTAGAACAAGGTCATGTGTATGTCGCTATGCCGCCGCTATTTAGAATAGATGTAGGCAAAGAGGTGTATTACGCGCTAGATGAAGGCGAGAAACAGGGCATTCTTGACCGAATTGAAGCGGAAAAGAAACGTGGCAAAGTTAACGTGCAGCGCTTCAAAGGCTTGGGGGAAATGAACCCGCTACAGCTTCGCGAAACCACCATGGACCCGAACACCCGTCGCCTTGTTCAGCTAACCATTGAAGACGCAGAAGAAATGATGGAGTTGATGGACATGTTGCTTGCTAAAAAGCGTTCTGGCGATCGCAAAACATGGCTTGAAAGCAAAGGTAATATGGCTGAAGTGGCGTTGTAGATTGCAGAAGCGCGTCACTATTGTGCTTATTTGTAGAAGCGTGTATTGATAACGCTGCTCAAACAAGTGACCGCTAGGCAAGCAACCTTATCGCTACACGAAACAAAGTAGAAACGCCGAGAAACTATCCTGATACGGAAAGTTCTCGGCGTTTTAGTTTGTGCATCTGCAATAAAATACTGCCACGCATAATTACGCTAGTGCCATTTAAGATAAGCAGCGGCCAGCTTTGGCTTAAGGGCATTGTTAGGCCAAACAATAGAGTGCTAACGTCTTTTATCAATATATTGCGAAACAGCGCAAATGACAGCGAGCCCACTTTTCGTCTGCGCTGCAGTACAAACCACTGGTGCAGTGAACCTTGAAACAAGATAACGGTTACAACCAGCATTAAGGTGTTTGCGCCAAGTTGTGCAAGCGCTGGGAAAGGGCGAAAAGCAATGGAAAGAGTACCACCAATGAGAGCTAGCAAGGCGACTGCGGCAACGTAACCTGAAATTGTAGTACGCCTGTGCTGCCAAATTTTCCAAATGATAATGAGCGTAAGAATGAGCGCCCCAAAACGGGTCCACACCAAATAATGGTTGAAAGGCTCTACCGAAATGCCAAATAGAAAAATAGAGAAAAAGGCAAAATAGCTAGAGCCAAACTGGTTAAGTGACAAACTATAGTTAGCATCGTCACTCTCGCTAGAAACAGGCACTTGAAAGCGCGTCATGGCCTTAATTTGTGACCATAATCCTAACCATGTCAGTAAAAACAGCGCGGCACTGGCAAAGCCTAAAATGTGGTAAAGCACCCAATTTGCTCCACGTTGAAATTGTCCTAATTCGTGAGTGTCCCAGTGTACCACAGCACTGGCACTGTTCTGGCATGTTCTGGTATTGAACTAGCAAGGAGGTTTATTTTGACATTTAACTCAGTATCTTCATCAACCCGCCAGATAGCGGTAAGTGATAAAACCACAACGCTATTATTTGATCACGACGGTACCCTTATTGACTCAGAATCCGTACATTTTGACCTGTGGAAAGACATTTTGTTGGCGTACGATATTGAACTAAGCGAAGGGTTTTATTGTGAAGTGATGGCGGGTATTCCCGTAAAGCAAAATGCTGTGGATCTTGTCGAACATTTTAATATTGATGTAGCGCCGCAGGTGCTAGCAGAGCAAAAACACAAAAGTATTAGCGACTACTTAGATAAACAAGCGTTTCCCTTAATGCCGTTTGCTAAAGAAACCATTGAACATTGTGCACACAAAGGCTACACCATTGGCATTGTGACTGGGGGAAGTAAAAAATCGGTAGAAAAAACCTTGTCTCACTATGGTTTAGGTAATTTTATTTCCTGTGTGGTTGCCGTTGAAGACGTTGAGCACAGTAAGCCTGCGCCTGACTGTTACACTCTTGCGATGGACAAGCTAGAAAAAATACCGGGTGAATGTGTGGCAATTGAAGACACGCAAACCGGCATGACAGCGGCACTTGCTGCAAACATAGCCTGCGTAGTGATACCCACAGATTTGTCGAAGTATCATGACTTGTCTGGCGCCACAGCGCGTTACACAAGTCTGAAAGATTGGGTAGGCAGTGAATTCTCTGTTTAGCTTTTTCGGTGGTGATCAATTACCGACTTGTTGTGCCACTTGTCGCTGGTGGCGCGAAAATAGATAACGTAGTATAACCAGCACTTTAGGGCATAGTGTTGTTTGCCGCACAACGAAGAACACTGAAGGCGCTAACCTATTTTTTTATTAATTGTTATGACAGGTAAAGCTGATTTCTCATGATTTTGCGTAGCGTTAAATGGCTTTTGATTATTATCGCCATTATGGTTGTTTTGCTTGTTGTCGGCGTAGCTAGTGTGACTATTTTAGCTGTACAAAAACAGCCTTTAGTCGCATCGACAGCGCCCACGCAACTAGATGGTGCCGACAGTGTTAACCAGTTGCTTGGGCAGCTGCAGCAAGCCTTTTCTCGGCGAGAAGAAAGTCACGAGGTAACGCTTAGTGAAACGCAAGTGGAAAGCCTTGTGGGCGTGTTGCAGCGAGCATTGCCTGACTTTAAAGGCGTAGTGAGTATCTCGCCATTAGCTGGCACCATCCACATTACCTATGCCATTAAAAACACGGGATATTACGTTAACGCGTCAGCGTTAGTTTTACCTGGTAATAGCCTTCGCATAGAACAAGTTCAAGTTGGCGACTTAACCATTCCCGGGCGTTTTTTACTCGGCTTGCTAGAGCGCACGGTGAATTCTTACACGCAATCAGAAATAGCGACTATTGCACTATCGCGGGTTGAACGTGTGACGATGCAAAGCGGCGAGCTTACTCTTGATATTGGGCGCTTAGATGCACTGCTAAGTGAACTGAATGTCGTTACGTCTAATATGTCTGTAAATAAAGAAACGGCACTGCAACGTTTGTCAGCGTATTATCTTCGCTATCTTTCTGGAAGAGAAATAGCGTTATCAGATGAGCCGGTTTCTCTCATAGAATATTTACGAGAAGGGATGGCGCGAGCTCGTGAACAAAGCCAGACGCCCCAGGATGCCGTTCTGCATAACAAAGCGGTAATTTTTGCATTGGCTGTGTATGTGGGCCATCATCGTGTGGGTACCTTAATCGGCGATATTCAACCGAACTCCGACAGAGCCCTTAAGCCACGTAGAGGCGCTGTGCTTCATCATCGCAATGATTTAGCCCGCCATTTTATTATTTCAGCCGCATTAGAGCTGATGGCCGAGCAAGGTATGTCGTTGGCAATTGGTGAATTTAAAGAGCTTATGGACCGAGGTAATGGTGGCTCTGGCTATAGTTTTGTGGATTTAGCGGCAGACATGTCGGGGACTGAGTTTGCGAAAGTTGCCACCAATCCAAGTACGGCGCTAGATGTGCAAAACACGATAGCCCGTATTCAAAGTGAACTTGAAATTATCCCATCTATAGACGGGCTGCCTGAGGGTTTAAGTAAGCAAGCGTTTACTAACCAATACCAGAAGGTTGACAGCGAGGATTACTTGAAAGAGGTACAGGAAATTAAGCGTAGAATTGGTGCTTTGCCGCTTTATCAAAAATAATCAGTAAGGCGTTGAAGAGTGCGCTGTAAGAAAGCAGAAAATACAATAAAGTCCGCGAATAAAGCGGACTTTCCTTTTCATATCTCTATCTGCGCGTACTAGCTCTTTGACAGTGACTGCTGAAATTGAGCAATGGTGACCAGCGCCAACTCTATTTTCTTTACCAATGGCGCTAGCGCTTTTTTGGCCGCATTGTCATCGAGTTCTTTTAGCGATTGCCAGTCACTTGCAATCTCTTGAACATATGGACCAAAGCGCTTTGCTGATGTGCTAAACCCACTGTCATCTGCGAAAACGGCTGCAAACTTCCCTTTTTGATCGCGCTGTAAACTATCTAGTATTTGGTCGGCATCAACAGCTTTGCGGTGCAGCGTTTGAAGTGTTTCTTGAAGTTGTTGATGGACAGCTTGCATCTCTTGGCTCTGTTGCATGGTCACGCCTTTTGTTTCTAATGTAATCCGGTGCACGTGTTAGCCGCACACTTAATGTTCATATATATTGCGCAGCTATCATTTATGCTACGCCGAATGTATCACGGTAAATAATGATTAAAGTTTCGCCTTTCAAGGCCGATAACCTGAAGTCAGTTGTAAATTACGAAGTCTGCGGGCAATTAAGCCGCTTGCTTTTTATGTAATGGACAACACGCCGTAAGGGTGGGCAATTCTGCCCATTTTTTTACTTTGCTACAAGCAACAAAGGAAAATGGTATGGATCTACAAGGTGCTAGTGCCTCTGGAACGTCCGGTGCGTCACTTGAGTTGGCCTCTCTTAAGTTGGCAAAAAGCCAGCAAGAGCAAGAGGGAAAAGCGTCGCTTCAGCTGCTGGAATCAGCCGCTGACGTACCAAAAGCGTCATCTTCAAACCCCGCGTTAGGCGCCAACATTGATACCTACGCGTAAGTTACGGATGCAAATGTAAGTCGATAGGCGTTTTGCCGGGTTGACCGCCAATTTCTCTCACCAGTTTTGGCACCAAGAAGCCCGGCAGGCGCTTTATCGCTTCTTCCATAATTGTGCGCCCTTCATAATCACTCACATAAAAATGACTCGCACCCTGCACTTTATCTAGCACGTGTAAGTAATAGGGCAGAACACCAGCCTCAAACAAGGCTTCACTTAAATCACTAATTGCATCACCGGAATCGTTCACACCTTTTAGCAATACCGACTGATTAAGTAGGGTTACACCTCTTTCTCGTAATGTGTTTAATCGAGATTTTAGTGTTTCTGACATCTCGTTCGCGTGGTTTGCATGCAGCACCAACACTTTTTGAAGCGGCAATGCGGTAAACCACTCAACAAAGTCATGGCTAATTCTCTCTGGCAGTACTACCGGCAAGCGACTATGAATACGTAGGCGCTTTATATGGGAGATAGCGGCAATTTCACTGGCTAACCACGACAAATGATCATCTTTTGCCATCAGTGGGTCGCCACCTGAAAAAATTACCTCATTGATTTTGCGATTATTTTGAAGGTAGTCGAGCACATCAAGCCATTGATGCTTACTTACTGCATTGTCGGCGTAGGGGAAATGGCGGCGAAAACAGTAACGGCAGTTTACCGCGCAACCGGTGCGAACCATCAATAACACGCGAGAATCGTATTTATGCAATATGCCTTTGCCTGCGGTGTCGTGCTCGTCGAGTGGATCTTCGCTATAACCTGGTGATGTTAGAAACTCGTCGCTTAACGGCATAACTTGCAAAAAAAGAGGATCGTTAGGGTTGCCCTTTTCCATTAAGTCCACAAAATGTCGTGGCACACGCATAGGAAAAAGTCGACGTGCTTTAATGTGTTGAGCGTATTTTTCTTGGTCTAAACCTAAGTGTTGTAACAGCTTTGCAGGATCAGTAAAGCTACTTGCCAATTCTTTTTGCCAGTTATGCTCTACAGAAATCGGTTTTTTAGGTATTATTTGTTCCACGAAACTTTTTGTACCTTATGTTTAGACAGAGGAATTATGGCTAATTACAGCACTAACGAGTTCAAAGGCGGCCTGAAAATCATGCTGGACGGCGAACCTTGCAACATTCTAGAAAACGAATACGTAAAGCCGGGTAAGGGCCAAGCGTTTAATCGCGTAAAAATCCGCAAGCTTATTTCAGGTAAAGTTTTAGAAAAAACTTTCCGCTCAGGTGAATCAGTAGAAGGCGCAGACGTAATGGATACGGAACTTGCCTACTTATACACCGACGGCGAATTCTACCACTTTATGAACAACGATACATTCGAACAAATCGCTGCAGACGAAAAAGCAGTGGGCGAGAATAAAAAGTGGTTGGTAGAAAACGACGTTTGTACTATTACATTGTGGAACGGTTCACCTATCACAGTAACGCCACCAAACTTTGTTGAGCTAGAAATCACGGAAACTGATCCTGGCCTTAAAGGTGATACAGCGGGTACTGGCGGTAAGCCAGCAACGCTTAGCACTGGTGCAGTTGTCCGCGTTCCTCTATTCGTTCAAACAGGCGAAGTTATCCGTGTAGATACGCGCTCTGGCGAATACGTGTCTCGCGCACAAAAATAATATCTGAGTTTACGTGTAAAGCCGGTGCCTTTGTGTGCCGGCTTTTTGTTTTAGCTATTCTTCTTAGGTTTGAATACATGCAATCTTGGCAGCCTACTACCACTTATGAAGCCCGTGTTGCGCGAGCAGAATTACTCAGAACAATCCGTGAGTTTTTTTACGCAAGAAACGTGTTAGAGGTTGATACGCCTTTACTTTCAAACGGCACGGTCACCGATGAGCATTTAGATGCGTTTGACACGCAATTCAACTTTGCCTCATCCGGTAAGCCTACGACGCTGTATCTTCAAACTTCCCCTGAATATGCCATGAAGCGTTTATTATGTGCTGACAGCGGGAGTATTTATCAAGTATGTAAAGCGTTTCGCCACGAAGGAGAAGGGCGTTGGCATAACCCAGAGTTCACTATGCTAGAGTGGTATCGCCTAGGCTTTGATCACTTCGCGTTAATGGACGAGGTTGACGCCTTACTGCAAGAAACGTTAAACACTGCCTCTGCCGATAAAATGACGTATCAGCAAGCCTTTCAAACCTATTTGAATATTGATCCGCTAAATGCTGATGACAATGTTTTACTAAAGGCAATGAAAGAGCAAGGCGTAGATATTGATGCGCCGCAACATCTAAGCCATGACAGCAAATTACAGTTGCTGTTCAGTTATGCTATTGAGCCTCAAATTGGTAACGAAAAACCGTGTTTCATTTACAACTTTCCCGCGTCTCAAGCGGCGCTTGCCAAGCTAAGCTCCTCTGATGAACGGGTTGCTGAACGCTTTGAGGTGTATTACCAAGGCGCTGAACTTGCTAACGGGTTTCATGAGTTAAGTGCAGCAAAAGAGCAGCGTGAGCGTTTTGAAACGGACAACGAAAAACGCAAAGAAACGGGGTTACCCCAAAAGCCCATTGATGAAAACTTTCTAAGTGCACTTAACGCAGGCTTACCAGCGTGTGCGGGCGTGGCGCTGGGCATCGACCGATTACTTATGCTTAAAACCAATGCATCGCACATACAAGAGGTGATCAACTTCACGGTAAGCAGAGCTTAGAGACGTTTAATGGGGCAGAAAAGCGAAGGCTTTGCACCTAAATAGTTACAAAACATTAAATTAGCGTAGATAAGGCGTAACTTACATTGGCCTGCGGTTGACATGAGCACGGCAATGCTGAAAAATGTTATAACATCACTAGATAATGTTATAACATCCTCAGAGGAATACCCATGAAAATGCGTTCGCTGCTAAGTTTGTCCATAGCAGGGCTGTTAAGTGCGCCTGTGTATGCCACCACAGTAACGGGAAAAGTCACCGACACGGCAGGGCAACCTGTCGCAGGGGCTGAAGTAAAAATTGAAGGCAGCCGCCGCGTGGCTTACACCGATGTAAACGGTGTGTACCGCTTCGACGATGTAAAGCAGCCACATATTCATTTACATGTTTATTCTTCTAACTACATTCATGGCGATAACGACTTAGGCGACGTTAATACCGACCAAAAAGTCGACTTTGTCTTAAAGCCAGCATCCGTTGAAAATATTGTGGTTACCGCCAACGCGCTTCAATCATCGGTACTCGAATCGGTTACGCCAGTGACGGTTATCGGAGCTGACAAGCTACGCAAAATTGAAGCACCAACCTTAGGTGAAACTCTCAAAAATGCGCCCGGTGTACACAGTACCTATTTTGGCCCAGTTTCAAGTAGCCCAATTATTCGTGGTAACGATGGTCCGCGTGTCAAGATTGTTCAAAACGGTTTAGATGTTTCTGACGTATCTCGCGTTGGTCCAGATCATAACGTAGCGGCTACCCTTTCAAGCGCAACCCAAGTTGAAGTGTTGCGCGGCCCAGCAACGCTTCAATACGGCAGTGGCGCTATTGGTGGTGTGGTGAACGTGGTTGACAAACGTATTCCTCAGTATCAGATAGACGGCGTAGAAGGTGAAGCTGAAA
It contains:
- the efp gene encoding elongation factor P, which codes for MANYSTNEFKGGLKIMLDGEPCNILENEYVKPGKGQAFNRVKIRKLISGKVLEKTFRSGESVEGADVMDTELAYLYTDGEFYHFMNNDTFEQIAADEKAVGENKKWLVENDVCTITLWNGSPITVTPPNFVELEITETDPGLKGDTAGTGGKPATLSTGAVVRVPLFVQTGEVIRVDTRSGEYVSRAQK
- a CDS encoding HAD family phosphatase codes for the protein MTFNSVSSSTRQIAVSDKTTTLLFDHDGTLIDSESVHFDLWKDILLAYDIELSEGFYCEVMAGIPVKQNAVDLVEHFNIDVAPQVLAEQKHKSISDYLDKQAFPLMPFAKETIEHCAHKGYTIGIVTGGSKKSVEKTLSHYGLGNFISCVVAVEDVEHSKPAPDCYTLAMDKLEKIPGECVAIEDTQTGMTAALAANIACVVIPTDLSKYHDLSGATARYTSLKDWVGSEFSV
- the epmB gene encoding EF-P beta-lysylation protein EpmB, with translation MEQIIPKKPISVEHNWQKELASSFTDPAKLLQHLGLDQEKYAQHIKARRLFPMRVPRHFVDLMEKGNPNDPLFLQVMPLSDEFLTSPGYSEDPLDEHDTAGKGILHKYDSRVLLMVRTGCAVNCRYCFRRHFPYADNAVSKHQWLDVLDYLQNNRKINEVIFSGGDPLMAKDDHLSWLASEIAAISHIKRLRIHSRLPVVLPERISHDFVEWFTALPLQKVLVLHANHANEMSETLKSRLNTLRERGVTLLNQSVLLKGVNDSGDAISDLSEALFEAGVLPYYLHVLDKVQGASHFYVSDYEGRTIMEEAIKRLPGFLVPKLVREIGGQPGKTPIDLHLHP
- the epmA gene encoding elongation factor P--(R)-beta-lysine ligase; this encodes MLLRFEYMQSWQPTTTYEARVARAELLRTIREFFYARNVLEVDTPLLSNGTVTDEHLDAFDTQFNFASSGKPTTLYLQTSPEYAMKRLLCADSGSIYQVCKAFRHEGEGRWHNPEFTMLEWYRLGFDHFALMDEVDALLQETLNTASADKMTYQQAFQTYLNIDPLNADDNVLLKAMKEQGVDIDAPQHLSHDSKLQLLFSYAIEPQIGNEKPCFIYNFPASQAALAKLSSSDERVAERFEVYYQGAELANGFHELSAAKEQRERFETDNEKRKETGLPQKPIDENFLSALNAGLPACAGVALGIDRLLMLKTNASHIQEVINFTVSRA